The Magnolia sinica isolate HGM2019 chromosome 3, MsV1, whole genome shotgun sequence genome includes the window CGAGTCGACCAACCCCGGCTGCCCATCAAGTCAATTCAAGTTCCTTAACTGTCCCTAATAACAATTATGCTTGTTTTCAACTAGTAGTTGAAATGAacatgttgggcccacacagAAGTTTGGATGGCATTCACTTTATTATGTTctttattattatatttcaattttgCTTTATTCTCTTTCCTTTTTATATCCTTTACTTTCCCAGGATGACATAGACATATTTCTAGGAATCTTTTAgtagctgatttttggaatagtcATTGGGCTGGCAAAAACTCTTGACCGGGCAAGTAACTCGGTTGACTAGGCCAATTTTCAATCGACCCATAACGTGGTTAATTGACTAAGAGAgcaccttttttttatttttttatttttatttttttttatggataACTAAATTAGTGATCACATTTGTCTAGACGATCGATACAATTGTGAACTGATTCCTGATTATTATGTTTATGTACATTTTACATGTATACAACATAACTAAAGATGTCGTATCCAATGAACCCCAGGGAGTGGATTACTCTACATTATCGGGAACCACAatttataaatggtatgatgaactTTGTGAATTTCATAAAAGAACCTCTTCCTAGTAGAGAAACCATTCATTGTCCATGTACCAAATATAGATATCTACGTTTACTTTGCCTAATCGAAGATGTGATGATAGATTTGATTAAAAATGGATTTAATCCAATATATAGGGTGTGGAACATGCACGATGAGCATGCATCGCCCAAGTGTACCGAATGTGCACCAACTTCTCACTAGTACCCTAGTGTGGTAGATTTAAACAACATTGTCAATACGGTTGTTGAAGACTTCGATGGTAATAACCTGGATAAAGTTATTCAAGATGAGCCTAACGTAGCCCCCAAAGTTGAAGACATTATTGAAGATGCTTCATtcaatgagtttgaagcaaatttACGAGATGCGATGACTGAGCTgtcttggttgtcacgaattcatcgtgctgactttcattgtacaactttttaaattaaaggtgaacTATGGATGAAGTGAACGAAATGTGTTGCCATCTGGTAATAAGACCCTAGTTAATACCTAccaagtgaagaagatcattacaaagttgggtcttgattaccaGAAGATCCATGCATGTCTAAATAATTGCATGTTATACTAGAGAGAGCATGAGACAAAGATGAGTTGTCCAAACTGTAGTACTTCTAGATATAATATAGAATTAGATTTGAAGTCGAGATGAGCTCAAGTATTTGCGAAGGTGTTAAGATATTtttcattaacaccaaggctacaaagaatgtacaATGTGCCAAGGGTGACAAGAGATGACCTAACACTTAACCAGAAAAATACAGAGTGGAAAGATGGGACATCTAGTTGACTCTAGCACATAGAAGTTTATTGATAACAAGTATAAGGATGTTTCAACCGagtctcgcaatgttcgattggttCTGGccacagatgggtttaaccccttTGGCACTTTCAACACATCGAACAGTTCTTGGTTTGTTATGTGTGTGaagtacaaccttccaccaaagctatGTATGAAATCGTAGTTTACTATGctcactttgctcattgaggggcCACGACAGCCGgggaaggatattgatgtttatttggaaCCATTAATTGCTGAGTTGCAAAACTTATGGCGAAAAGGGATCACGACAGTCGACGCGTACCATGGAAACAAGTTTAACATGCGTGTTATCTTACTGTGGACAATCCACAACTTTCCTGCATATGGTAACGTTTTCGGTTGTAGGaccaagggtaagtatggttgtcctgcatGTGGTTCCTATATAAATTCCTTTTGACTACACTATGAAAAGAAACACACTTATATAGATCATAGACAATGGTTACCACTAAACGACGAGGCTTAAAAGGACACAAGTGCAGACACATTCAATAAGAAGGCGGAGCCGTGACTACAGTCGATTGGTCTGACTGAGATTGAGGTCAAAAGCATCGTCACGAAGCTGAATGTGCAATGGGGAAAGATCGTAAAGAGGAAACAAAGGGGTTCAAAAGGAGTACAAGAGCAAGTTGATGATGCTGAGTCAACGTGCTTTTTCAAGCGGTTAATATTAATTAATCTAGAGTACTGGAAGGATATTTTCGTATGCCACAACCTTGTTGTTATGCACATCGAGAAAAATGTATGTGAAATCTATGTTGCATTGATGTTGAACACGGCAGgtaaaaccaaggatgatgttaaTGCACGTAAGAACTTGAAGCGGCTGTGAATTAAGAAACGTCTGTGGCTAGAAAATATTAATGGCAAGGTGATCCAGAAACGATATCAGTTCTTCCTCTGAAAAGGAGAGAACTTTTCATCTAGATTTTACATGAGTTGCATGTTCCGGTCGATTTTAGTTGGAATTGGAAGAACATCGTAAAGGAAGATAgtgtggatttaaagggaatgaagtctcatgatTACCACGTGTTGATGTAACATCTGCTTTTAATTTTGATCCAACATACATTCAGGGATAGCAAACCCATGCGTGCTATAATTAGAAGCTTTAGTACATTCTTCAATGTCCTATGCTCGCGAACCATAGATATTGACATGCTAATGTCTCTTGAGAAGGGCATGACTAGGACGTTACATGAGCTTGAGATTACATGCACTCCTTCAATTTTTGTTGTGATTATGCATTTGCCGATCCGCTTGGCTTATGAGGCTCGCTATGTGGTACTCTTTACTATCAATAGAtatatccattcgaaaggtatgaTATGATTTTAATGTGAATAAACCGGCAGAGCATCTGTAATTATATTTCTAACGTGTCATTAATTTGTTTAGGTTCAATGAAGACGTTTAAGGCTTTCATTCGCAATAAGATACGATCTGAATGTTGTATAATAGAACGATACATTCAGGAGGGGACACATATATTATAACCAATATATATGCAAAAACAATACAAGCCTCTTAGAGAAACTGGAAAAATGTTTTAATGTATCAATTTCACTCTGCCGAAGTTGCAAGATGTTGTTGACGACTTCAACGTTGACGAGGTCGACCCAGTCAGCCTTGGTCAAAGTGTCATCTTAAAAGGTATTGAATTCGAACAGGCTCGCACCTGGGTACTGAAGAATCAACCCAACTATGATACATGACAAGTGTATATATTAAACTTAGCTCGTATGTATGTCTTCTTCATTTTACGCAATTTTGATTCAACAACACTATAACAACAATCCTAAAACATTTGTCAATGTTGTAACAACCTTCTTAACGTGCCAATCAGGATTTGACAATTTTAAGAAGGTTGTTACAATTTTGAATTATGATTCTAAGAAGGCTGTTACAACATTTTAAGAAGGTTACAAaattaacatttttttaaaaaaaatatttttttaaaggattgttgTTATAATGTTGTTGAATCAAAATTACCTAAAATGAAGAACACATACATATGAGCTAAGTCTTGTATATACCATTGCCGTATATCATGGTTGGgttgactcttcagtacccaggaACGAGCATATTCGTATTTAATACCTTCTAAGTTGACACTCTGACTAGGGCCAACTGGGCCGACCTCGTCAACAATATCTTGTAACTTTGACGGGAGTGAAATTGATCCATCAAAACGCTTTTCCAGTTTCTCCAAGAGGCTTGTATTGGTTTTGCGTCTATATTGGTTGCAATATATAAGTGTCTCCTCTTGAATGTATCGTTCTGCTATACAACCTTCAGGTCGTGTCTTATTGCGAACGTATGCCTTAAATGTATTCATGAACCTAAACGAGTTAACGACACATTAGAAATGTAATTACAGATGCTCCACCGATTTATTGACATTAAAATCATAttatacctttcgaatggatacatccatcgatagtatataTGACCACGCGGGCCTCATAAGCCAAGCGGATCGGCATATGCAtcattacaacaaaaattaaatgaGGGCATGTAATCTCAAGCTCATATAATGTCTTAGTCATGCTCTTCTCGAGAGTCATTAGCATGTCAATATATATAGTTTACGAGCACAGGGCATTGAAGAACGTACTAAAGCTTCTAATTATAGCGCGCATGGGCTTACTATTCCTGAGTACATGTTGGATCAAAATTGAAAGCAGTTGTTATATCAACATGTGGTAATTATGAAACTTTATTCCTTTTAAATTCACTCTATATTCCTTTATGATGTTCTTCCAATTTCTACTAAAATTGACTGGAACACGCAACTCAcgtaaagtctggatgaaaagttttttctcttcttttcggGGCTAGAAAGGACTTCGTTTCTGGATTACCTTGCTGTTAGTATTTTCTAGTTAtaaacgcttcttaattcccagcCCCTTCAAGTTCTTGCGTGCATTATCGTCATCATTGGTTTTGCCCACCGTGTTCAACATCAATGCAacatggatttcacatacatttttctcgatgtgcataacatcaaggttgtggcaTACGAGAATATCCTTTTagtactccagatcaaataatatggACTGTTTGAAGAAGCACGTTGACTTAGCATAATCAACTTGTTCTTATCCTCCTTTTATACCCATTTGTTTCCTCTTTCCGATCTTTCTTCACTGCACATTCAGCTTCGTAATGATGCTTTCGACCTCAATCCCAGTCAGATGAATCGGCTGTGGTCGCGTTTCTGCCTTCTTATTGAAGGTGCTTGCACTTGTCTTTTCTAGCCTTGTCTTTTAGTGGCAACCACCGTCTATGACCAATATAAATGTGTTTCTTTCTATAGTGTAGTTGCAAGGAATTTTTGTGAGGACCACATTCATGACAACCATTCTTACCCCTGGTCCTACAActagaaacgttaccatatgcggGAAAGTCGTGGATTGTCCACAGTAAGATGACACGCATGATGAACTTGTTTCCATGGTATACGTCGATTGTCGTGATCCCTTTTCGCCACAAGTCTTGCAATATAGCAATCAAtggtttcaaataaacattaatatcCTTCCCCGACTATCGTGACCCCTCAATTAGCAAAGTGAGCATAGTAAACTGTGGTTTCATATatagctttggtggaaggttgtacgtcacacacataacaggCCAAGAATTGTATGACGTGCTGAAAGTGCCAaaggggttaaacccatctgtggccagacccaatcgaacattgcgagactCGGCTGAAAAATCCTTATACTTGTTATCAACAAACTTCCATGTGCTGGAGTAAACTGGATGTCCCATCTTTCCACTTTGTATTTTTCCGGTTAAGTGCCAGGTCATTTCTTTTGCCACCCTTAGCACATTATACATTTTTTGTAGCCTCGGTATTAATGAAAAATACTTTAACACCTTCCCAAATGCTTGAGCTCATCTCGACTTTGAATGACTtatatgttcacaccccaagtgcagggttgtgatgtagtaataaactcggtaagtccgaggtcgaatccacagggactgaaacttatacgttatctgaaaccaaatagaactagaactagactaagttgcaatctaaatcaaatagaccTTAAGAAttaattgtggaagaattttctaagactttaaggaattcagagaaggggaactagggattcagaggatccacttgtagagatcagggagatcgtatgccaggatcccaaattatggaaatttactgaactgccattgatataggtttcaagagatgaaaggtgcatgaattagaatggattccatcatctaaccatgcccaggagacaaagtaaacaacaggattaaactaattaccaaccattcaacaatgtatgaagatcaggaagggtactgtcatcctaccatgcccaggggactatggtgaacaacagggtttcctgacgtcatgagcatcaaaaggaagaaagaaatactcaaagccattgcaaatccattgtaatttcagtcacaacagaccattaaatactgagaaaatattccttgaattatcaacttaaaaatcacattaagttcagaaattttaaattaaatgcatagaataATCTCTCCCATCTCGcgacagcttcacctcttagccctagctaagaggtttagcctagcaggATCATGCTAGGACCCCTTACaaatagaaaggaaaagaaaacggaaaaaaaaaagaagaagaagagaaaaaggaagaactcAACCGTCCAAGCCTCTGCTCCCGTCCAAAGATGACATGCAGCCGACTTCGCTTTGATCTCCCTCTCTTctcgtttttttttcttttcttcctttaatcCTCACGCTGCCAGATGACCCAAAACCTTCCTCCGTTTCTCTTTCTTCGTCAAAAGCCAAAAACAGGAGcgaacagcagcagcagcagtcccTGCTTCCCTCCTTCTCTCTCCAGCCGTCGACCAAACCGTAACtgcttctctctccttcttttttttttccctcctttcCTTCATGCCTCCCTACTCTTTCTTTTATAGCAGGGAAGGGTCGGAAGCTGGAGTCAGTCGAGTACTGTTTGCAGCATCTCCGCAGCGAAAATAGACATAACAGGTGCGTCTGGGTGAGGTGTTCAGCGAAACGATCCGTCAAGTGCAAGATCTGAATCGTTCAGGCTCTTCGGTGATGGTCGGCCACCCCGTaagaatgatttggatggttaggatcgatGGCCCAATCCGAGCCAAGCTTGCAGAATGACCCAGATCGTCCGGTTACTGAAGTGCGCAGCCTGCACAGTTCATCTTGCATTgattcttggtggggcccatgatcgaagttggacaggaaatccactccctccatcagatTTACAAAGGCATGCCCAGCAATGACGTTAAATATAGGATAAATCTAagtctcatgtgggccacaacacatttgATAGCACCATCATCCTCCGTTTAGACTGTTGAAAACCGATCTTTCGTTATTTCTCGATATGTTGCCACCTAGGCTTAGATGATAGGGACCGTGGGctcatgatggacggtccggattggtccTTTGAAGTGTGATGGTGGCCCACGAGATTCGCCCGCAGGCTCTGTtgtgaaacagagcctgcgcgtttcagcgctgtgatgatcggtgggccccaggaagatgTTTCatagaaatccataccgtccattgtcTTTAGGATGAAAAAATATACAGACAGACCCAGACCGAGCTGATTCCAATGTGGTCCACAAGTTTTTctactccaccgtccatcttccgtttggacggAAGTCTTCCTGTTATTACGTTCATGGgtccaaaaggacacctaggtgaggCTTATAGGCACCCTTGGGACACAATGAAAGGTTCTGATCATCAGAGTTCATgatggatgggtcccacaaacAAAAAACGGCAATCGGCAGTGAAGGCGCtggtttttgagatttttttgaagaaatatcggtcagcgcacgctgaccgatttCTTGAATTATGGTGCACGTCCGCTCTATACACTCCTCGTATACACACGTCACGTGTTTGGGTTCCAAGGTGACGTATGAgtaaaatctgatccgtccatccgttcactcatctcattttaaccgtctagaccaactttgaagcatatccagatatcaggcgggtcccacataacgattaaaggggctgatctatgcattggaccacttccagagggatccaatggatgaaatttcacgtgtacggttcatttatggtactcaggccacgtatggagtttcgaactgatcgggtggtgagaaccctgtgatcttgcattatggacacttttcttgagcttcaattccttgattttcttgggtccctgatgtgtaattccttcgttcttggtcttctagagtccgtgccttgccttggtgcttctggagcgtcgaATCCATGCATTTTAgtatcctttcccagtccaggcttgtaaacacaccctgcattacaaacacgattaaattagtcCGATAAACAATATCGTGCgtataaatccatgcaataaatgggtctgatatgcaatatttgaccctcaacacaacccccaaccagcattttgctagtcccgagcaaaatatgcgaaaaataagttgagaattacaggagaatttctatgaactcgagtgattttgaaaaacaatctagatattcagaattcaacaattcatgaatgttgggctttactctctcctagactcaaacacacggcaaacttcattcaaagtattagtcccttaattagaaataatcctaaacattgagttccacagatgtaaagtgtaatcccaactttcagcattaatattcaattctttatttcaggatatcgttggtaatcaacaagagaattcataataaccaaagcttgcctcaaagatcatcttttcattccttcagttttttGACTTTTCCATTGAAAGTAATGTCAAGAAGGGAAATCAAATCcttacttatagggagcaaacctaaggtaaggactgtacacccaacttgttcacatatcattcatggggaattaaatctacacctatagggagcaaacctatggtgtagaccattctcctaatcctttcaattttccaagttggttcctttcatgtttagtgattaccaagttaatcctttaatatcgaactgaaaccttaatatgcaagcgagatgtgtcctgcgaattcatgactcaaccaatgtttacaaattctaataatggattaacaattcaaacttagctctgAAATTTGATAGatgactgaatccaagagtcataaattaccaacttcacttatcttgtaattttaaatccaagatggttatcaaaatcacttcaaattcaacaaaatgtcagaaaatttttaaaattttcacagcttttgtacaagaccaagaaaatgctgattaggtgacataatctcccacccccaacctaaaattcacattgtcctcaatgtaaaagaaataagcatgcgatgcacatgggacaaaaagtaaataagaagtgatggaaagataatacctggatgaaagaatcaagaagcttttcagagatttctacgtaagagcggtcagcacaagagagaaaccaacaaataaaataacaaaaatacaatcctacctataccactttcgcaggtgctctcgattgcatttagcgcatgcaacaagcctttaaacccctaggttacccctagtggacgagttgtagtctcgtgagggtttgcagtaatgttacccacaaacattgaactgactaatgaaaaaaaatgacataaaatgaagaactgggttgcctcccaggagcgctaagtttaccgtcttcagccagacaaataaagcaactaccctagacctaagaaagcgataaacctacctatacctccatcagactaggagatcagtcctggtaaacaggatcagtcagaggcatggacatgtcctctgaatcaaatttctcgacaaatggctttaaacgatgtccatttactttaaactccttgccattgtcgggatctcttatctcaacggccccatgaggaaaaacagtaacaacaatgtaagggccggtccaacgagatcgaagcttacccggaaagagatgtaatcgagaattatacaaaaggactttctggcctggcgtgaatgattttcgcaaaatgttttggtcatgaaatgctttcatcttgtccttgtaaattctcgaattatcgtacgcatcattccggatttcttcaagttcattcaattgaagtttgcgtagcgagccagcgttgtccagattgaaattaagatttttgatcgcccagtacgctttatgttctaactccacaggcaagtgacaagctttcccatagacaagtctaaagggagacattccaataggagttttaaatgcggtacggtatgcccataaagcatcggtcaatcggattgtccaatccttacgatctgggttaaccgttttctccaaaatatgtttaatctccctattggaaatctcaacttgtccacttgtctgtggatggtatggggtgctcaccttatgagagataccgtatttcttcattaagctctcgaatggtctattacaaaagtgtgagcccccatcactaatgatggctcgaggcgttccgaatcgagaaaggatgttttcttttaggaatttaatgaccgtgcgatggtcattctttcgacacggaatcgcttcgacccatttagtgacataatccacggcgagcaaaatatacagattcccaaacgattgggggaatggtcccatgaaatcgatgccccagcaatcaaatgcttcaatgataagaatgggattcaaaggcatcatatttcgacgggacaatgctcccaatttttgacaacgctcacaagctttgcaaaactcatgagtgtccctaaacatagtgggccagtaaaagccacactgcagaatcttggccgtggtctttttagcagaaaagtgaccaccacaggcctgtgagtgacagaaggagatgacgctctgatgctcatcgtctggtacacatctccttagaatttggtctgggcaatatttaaataagtaaggatcatcccagaaaaagttgcgcacctcggtgaaaaatttcttcttatcttgcgcagtccactgtgtcggtatggcacctgtagcaagataattagcaatatcagcgaaccaaggtgaatgggagactctgaacagttgttcatcagggaacatatcattgatatgggtcgcctcaagggaatcagaggtattaaggcgagaaaggtgatcggccactacgttctctactccttttttatctttaatttccaaatcaaattcttggagtagaaggatccatcgtatcaagcggggcttagaatcattcttagagagaagatacttcagtgccgcatgatctgtatagataatgatcttggatccgatcaagtaggacctaaatttgtccaaggcgaacactacagctaagagttccttttccgtagtcgagtagttcacaggcgggatttagagtcctactcgcgtaatgaatgacgtagggcttcttatcttttctcggcctaggaccgccccaagagcataatcgaagcgtcgcacataagctcaaaaggaaggctcgagTTGGgtgctgcatgataggtgcggtggttaacgtgcccttaagcttggtgaaagcttcccggCATTGCTCAATTCTACTcgcacggagcatccttttgaagaagattacataaagggcgagagagaagactaaagtcctttatgaatctcctgtaaaatcctgcgtgtcctaagaaggatcgcacgtctctgatgttcttgggtggaggtaggttagagataagatcgatttttgccttatctacctcgattcctttggacgagatgatatgcccaaggacaattcccttctgaaccatgaaatgacacttctcccaattaagtaccaggttcttttcttcacatcttttcagcacacatttaagactttccaagcactcgctgaaggatggaccgtaaacagagaaatcatccatgaagacctctagatattgccccaccatgtcagaaaaaatactaagcatacatcgctgaaaggtggcaggggcattacatagtccgaatggcatccttcgataggcaaaggtgccgtagggacatgtaaatgtggtcttttcctggtcttcaggggctatctctatctggttgtagcccgaatacccgtcaaggaaactgtaataggaatgaccagctaacctttccaggatctgatcaatgaatggtaaaggaaagtggtctttcctcgtgacggtattcaacttcctgtagtcaatgcacattctccaaccagtagtgactctagttggcacgagttcattattagcattggctacgatggtgattccggacttcttagggaccacttgagttggactcacccattgactatcagatatagggtatataatacccacgtccagtagtttaagaacctcggctttaaccacttccttcatgtttgg containing:
- the LOC131238836 gene encoding uncharacterized protein LOC131238836, giving the protein SYAKFLKDLCTTKRRKIIQKKIFLTEKVSAILKQDVPQKFKDPGSPTISCVIGNHRIDHALLDLGASVNLIPYSVYKQLGLGRPFLATSNAIINCRNGIMTMSFGNLTLESNIFFNNGSNSEDDDDFHDINMIDSFVEDTTPLTLSSDHLETCLAHSHDFDDDMIRETCALLDTAPVLEVNRWRPQFEELPQTDVVPLPSNLKPPKLDLKPLPSDLKYAYLGQDETYPVVISAHLEKEQESGYSGYNQIEIAPEDQEKTTFTCPYGTFAYRRMPFGLCNAPATFQRCMLSIFSDMVGQYLEVFMDDFSVYGPSFSECLESLKCVLKRYHAALKYLLSKNDSKPRLACGGHFSAKKTTAKILQCGFYWPTMFRDTHEFCKACERCQKLGALSRRNMMPLNPILIIEAFDCWGIDFMGPFPQSFGNLYILLAVDYVTKWVEAIPCRKNDHRTVIKFLKENILSRFGTPRAIISDGGSHFCNRPFESLMKKYGISHKVSTPYHPQTSGQVEISNREIKHILEKTVNPDRKDWTIRLTDKKITNIEFLVTHCRSCSGPMIKQCLLKIEEIWASLYSLGMNFL